A part of Betaproteobacteria bacterium genomic DNA contains:
- the rplN gene encoding 50S ribosomal protein L14: MIQMQSILDVADNTGARSVMCIKVLGGSKRRYAGIGDVIKVSIKSAQPRGRVKKGEVYNAVVVRTAKGVRRNDGSLIKFDGNAAVLLNAKLEPIGTRIFGPVTRELRNERFMKIVSLAPEVL, encoded by the coding sequence ATGATTCAGATGCAGTCGATTCTCGACGTCGCCGATAACACCGGCGCGCGGTCGGTGATGTGTATCAAGGTGCTCGGCGGCTCCAAGCGTCGCTATGCCGGCATCGGTGATGTCATCAAAGTCAGTATTAAATCCGCGCAGCCCCGTGGCCGCGTGAAAAAGGGCGAAGTTTATAACGCCGTGGTGGTTCGTACCGCCAAGGGTGTACGCCGTAACGATGGTTCGCTCATCAAGTTCGACGGCAATGCCGCCGTGTTGCTGAATGCGAAGCTGGAGCCGATTGGCACCCGTATCTTTGGGCCGGTTACGCGCGAGTTGCGTAACGAGCGCTTCATGAAGATCGTGTCGCTGGCGCCGGAAGTATTGTAA